The DNA region CGGTACCTACGTCAACGGCGTGCGCATTCGCGAGACGGTGCCGATCGCTCCCGGCGATCGCCTCCAGATTGGAGAGACGATCCTCGAAGTCCTCTCGGGCGTGGATGTCCCCTCCGGGGTGACCTCTCTGGCGGGCGAGTCCGCGCGCGAGATCGTCGCGCGCCCGGAGATGGCGATCTCCTCAGGGGAGCGTCCGCCCCTGGCGCCCGAAGTTCACTCGGTGATGGATTCGATACGCGCGGTATCGGCTCATCTCGCGCCAGAGGTGGAGCAAAGTCGAAAGCTGCTCGCAGTCGTCAGTCAAGTCGGTGTGGCGTTGCTCTCCTCGCTCTCGTTGGAGGAGGTGCTCAAGCAGATCGTCGGGCTTGTCCTCGAAGCGGTTCCGGCGGAGCGCGCGTTCCTGCTCCTGCAAAATGCGCAGGGGGAATTGGTGTGCAAGGTCGCTTGCTATCGGGGGCAAGAGCCGTCGGAGATCGAACGCGTCGTGCGGATCAGTCGCTCGATCACCGAAGAGGTCGTCGGGCGCGGGCGGTCGGTGCTCACCTCCGATGCGCAAGTGGACGAACGCTTTCGTCAGCGCGACTCGATCCTGCTGAGCGGCATCCGTTCGATCATGGCCGTCCCGCTGCTGGTGAATCGGCGAGAGGTCTCACCGGCGTCTCGCCAGATCATCGGGATGATTTACGTGGACAATCCCATGAGCGCTGGCGTATTCACGGAATGGGACCTGCAACTTCTGACGATGGTCGCGTCGGTGGCGGCGATCAAGATCGAGAACATGCTCTTGCTGGAGCAGCGATTGGAGAATGAGCGAATCAAGCAGCAGCTGGCGCAAGCGCGCGATTTGCAACTGCAGCTTCTGCCTATCACGCCTCCGG from Blastocatellia bacterium includes:
- a CDS encoding SpoIIE family protein phosphatase, whose amino-acid sequence is MLKLLVRTPGHPPVTFEVTKRRIAIGRSAHNDLCLEDPFASRVHAELRCEGQTYWLTDLGSANGTYVNGVRIRETVPIAPGDRLQIGETILEVLSGVDVPSGVTSLAGESAREIVARPEMAISSGERPPLAPEVHSVMDSIRAVSAHLAPEVEQSRKLLAVVSQVGVALLSSLSLEEVLKQIVGLVLEAVPAERAFLLLQNAQGELVCKVACYRGQEPSEIERVVRISRSITEEVVGRGRSVLTSDAQVDERFRQRDSILLSGIRSIMAVPLLVNRREVSPASRQIIGMIYVDNPMSAGVFTEWDLQLLTMVASVAAIKIENMLLLEQRLENERIKQQLAQARDLQLQLLPITPPEVPGYDLTGISFPCYEVGGDYFDFICVPDGELVFALGDVSGKGMDAAILMSALHASVRAQALTVASVAEMAAAVNRYLVETTAPNKFATLWLGRLNPRTHELRYVNAGHNPPLLMRAHGEVEFLEEGGIPVGILGEVAYEEGSLRLEPGDVLVLFSDGISESTNEQGEEFGVARLVEVVRRHRELRAASLRDRIEEALSLFVGKRRPADDMTLLILKRTA